The region CGCCGGCCGACGTCATGGCCGTCATCGCCGACTTCGAGTCCTATCCCGAGTGGGCCAAGGGCATGAAGCAGGTCGAGGTCACGGCGCCCGGGTCCGGTGGCCGGGCCGAGCAGGTCTACTTCGCGCTCGACGTCTCCCCGATCAAGGACGAGTACACCCTCGCCTACGACTGGGACGGCGACCGCGAGGTCACCTGGACCCTCGTCGAGGGCAACATGCTCAAGGCCCTCGACGGTGCCTACACCCTCGTCGACCAGGGCGACGGCACCACCGAGGTCACCTACCGCCTCGCGCTCGACGTCAGCATCCCGCTGATCGGCATGCTCAAGCGCAAGGGCGAGAAGATCCTCATCGACACCGCGCTGAAGGGCCTCAAGAAGCGCGTCGAGACGCTCTGACGCCCGGTCCCGCATGCGGATCCTCCTGTTCACCGGCAAGGGCGGGGTAGGCAAGTCGACCCTCGCCGCCGCCACCGCGTGTGCGAGCGCGGAGGCAGGGCACCGCACGCTCGTGCTCTCGACCGACGCGGCCCACTCCCTGGCGGACGCGCTCGACGTCGAGGCGACCGGGGAGCCGACCGAGGCGGCACCCCACCTCTGGGTGCAGCACGTCGACGCGCAGGAGCGCTTCGAGCGGTCCTGGCGCGACATCCAGGGCTACCTGCTCAGCGTCCTCGACGTCGCCGGCGTGGACCCGGTCGCGGCGGAGGAGCTCACCGTCATCCCCGGCGCCGAGGAGGTGCTGGCGCTCCTCGAGGTGCGTGCGCAGGCCAGGTCGGGGGAGTGGGACGTGCTCGTCGTCGACTGCGCACCGACTGCGGAGACCCTGCGCCTGCTGGCGCTGCCCGAGGCGCTCGGGTGGTACATGACCCGTGTGCTGCCGATGGAGCGGCGGGTGGTGAAGGCGCTCAAGCCGGTGCTCACCCGGGCGGCCGGCGTGCCGATGCCCGGCGACCCGGTGTTCGACGCGATCGAGCGACTGCACGCCGAGCTCGACGACGTACGCACCGTGCTGACCGGCCCGGAGACCTCGGTCCGGCTCGTGCTGACGCCGGAGTCGGTGGTGCTCGCGGAGGCGCGCCGGGCCTACACGTTCCTGACGATGTTCGGCTACCCGGTCGACGCCGCGGTGGTGAACCGCGTCTTCCCCGAGGGCGGCGCCGACGACTGGCGCGCTACCTGGGTCGACGCCCAGCGTCACGTGCTCGCCGACGCCGAGGACTCCTTCGCGGGCCTGGACGTGCGCACCTCGGTCTACCGCTCCGGCGAGCCGGTCGGGCGGGAGGCGTTGCTCGCCCTCGCCCGCGACGTCTACGGCGACGACGACCCGCTCGCGAGCGGGGCACCGCGACCCGCCCTGGACGTACGTCGCTCGGGCGGGAGCGTCGTGCTGTCGCTGCCGTTGCCGCTGGTCACGCGCGACGACGTCGCCCTCGCCCGGAAGGGCGACGAGCTCGTCGTGTCGGTGGCGTCGTATCGTCGCCTCCTGACCCTGCCCTCCGGGCTGGCGCGGCACCGCGTGGCGGGCGCCCGCGTGCGCGACGGGGAGCTCCAGGTGCGGTTCACCGAGGCCGCCGCAGACACCACCGCGACGGAGGAGGCCACGTGAGCGACGACGCCCGTGACCCCGGTGCCGATCCCCGGGTCGGCTCCCTCGGCGACGAGGCCGCCAAGCTCTTCGGCGTGCTGTCCGGCTGGGCGCGCGAGCAGGCGGGCGAGGCCGGGGACGGCCTCTCCGGCCTCGCCGCACACGCCGGCGCGGCCGTCCGTGACCTCGACGAGCACCTCGCGACCGGCTCCACCGAGTGCAGCGTGTGCCCGGTCTGCCGCACGGTCCACGCCGTGCGCCAGCTGAGCCCCGAGGTCAAGGCGCACCTGTCCTCGGCCGTCACCTCCCTGGCGCAGGCGGCCGCGGCGATCCTGGCGACGCCCGACCCGCGGCGCGATCCCTCGAGCGACGTCGAGCGCATCGACCTCGACGACGATGACGGTCCCGAGGACGCGGCGTCGTCGGACTGGCCGGGGGACCGGTGACGGACCGGCCGGGGGTCGTCGTCGGCGTCGACATCGGCGGCACCAAGGTGCTCGCCGGGGTGGTCGGCGCGGACGGTCGGGTCACCTCCACCGCGCGTCGTACGACGCCGGGGCGGCGGGTCGTGACGAGCCAGGTCGAGGACGCCCTGGTGGAGGCCATCGTGGAGTCCGCCGGCGACCGGGAGCTCGTCGGGGTCGGGGTCGCGGCGGCCGGCTTCGTCGACTCGGCGGGCGAGCGGGTGATGTTCGCGCCGCACCTGCCGTGGCAGGGCGAGCCGTTGCGCGACCTGCTGGAGCAGCGCCTCGGCTGTCCGGTGCTGCTCGACAACGACGCCAACTGCGCGGCCCGCGCCGAGGCCCACCACGGTGCCGCCCGCGGTGCGTCGTCCGCCCTGATGATCACCATGGGCACCGGGATCGGCGGGGCCGTGCTGCTCGACGGTCGGGTGCTGCGCGGCGCCAACGGGATGGCCGGCGAGTTCGGCCACATGCAGGTCGTGCCGGGTGGTCGACCGTGCGAGTGCGGGCGCAGCGGGTGCTGGGAGCAGTACTCCTCCGGCAACGCGCTGGTGCGCGACGCGCGTGCCCTCATGGTCGAGCAGCCGTCGGTGCTGGCGGAGATGAGCGAGGGCCACCCGGACCGGGTGACCGGGCCGATGGTGACGACGGCCGCCGAGGCCGGCGACCTGGTCGCCCGGGCCGCCTTCGCCTCGGTCGGCGACTGGCTGGGGGTCGGCACCGCCAACCTCGTCGCCGCGCTCGACCCGGAGGTCGTCGTCATCGGCGGCGGCGTCTCCGCCGCGGGCGACCGGCTCCTCGACCCGGCACGGACGGCGCTCCAGCGCACCCTGGTCGGCGTGGGCCACCGCGTGGTGCCGCGGCTCGTCGGGGCCGAGCTGGGTCCGGAGGCCGGGATGGTCGGCGCCGCGCTGCTCGTGGCCGACCGGGCCGCTCAGCCCCTCCGGTAGTCCGGGACCAGCTCGAGGGCGAGCTGCTCGAGGAAGAGGCCGACGTCGGTGACGATGCCGCGGCCGTGGCTCGTGCCGCGGTCGGCGAGCTTGGTCACGGTGACCGGGTTGAGGTCGACGCACACGAGCGGGACGGTCGCCGGGAGGATGTTGCTGGTCGCCACGGAGTGCAGCTGCGTGGCGAGCATCAGGCAGTAGCCGATGTCGTGGATCTCCGCCCGCATCGCGCGCTGGCCCTCGATCACGTCGGTGTGCACGTCGGGCAGCGGACCGTCGTCGCGGACCGAGCCCACGAGGACGTAGCGCTTCTCGTGGCTGACGAGCGCGTGCATGATCCCGCTGCCCAGGGTCCCGTCGGCCACGGCGGCACCGATCGAGCCGGCCTTGCGGATGGTGTTGAGCGCCCGGACGTGGTGCTCGTGACCGTGCTCGACGCCCTGCGCGGTGTTCATGTCGATGCCGAGGGCGGTGCCGTAGAGCGCCGACTCGATGTCGTGCGTGGCGAGCGCGTTGCCGGCGAAGACCACGTCGACGAAGCCCGCACCGATCAGCGCCACCATCGCAGGCGCGGCACCGGTGTGCACGATGCCCGGCCCGGCGACCCACAGGACCCGCTTGCCGTCGGCCCGGGTCTGGCGCATCGCGTCGGCCACCTGCCGCACCAGCACGGTCTGGGGTCGCTCGTGGGGCGAGTCCGAGGGTGGGCCGAAGGCCTCGCCGAGGGAGGCGGGCGCGGGCACCGACACCTGGATGCCCGAGGCGCCGACGACGATCTGCATCCCGGAGCGCACGTCGGACATCGGGATGGTCCGCACCCGCGGGTCGTCGGTGTCGGACCCGGCCACGAGCAGGCCGCAGTCCATCTCCGGGTTCTCCACGTCGAACCAGCGACCGTCCAGGCAGACCCGGGTCTCGAGGTTCGTGGTCGAGTAGAAGCCGTCGGGGAGCACGCCGTCGAGCTCGGCGTGGGCCAGGACGGCGTTGCCGACCGCGACCTGGTTGACCCCGCGGGTCTGCAGCCGCATCAGCAGGCGCTGGAGGCGACCGTCGTCCTCGGCCTCGATCGAGATGCGCGCCCTGCTCGGGTCGTTGGTCTCGTGCCCGACGTCGAACTTCTCGATGACGTAGTCGCCGCCGTAGTCGCGGATGTCGTCGAGGATCCTGGAGAGGATCCCGCTGTCCATCAGGTGCCCCGTGACCTCGACCGTCTCCCTCGCACCCACGCAGCGACCCTATCCAAGGCCTGCTTGGCATACTGCGCGGGTGTCGGTGGACTCCCAGGTGCCCGTGGCACGAGCGCTCACCGTCCTCACCGGGACGGTC is a window of Nocardioides oleivorans DNA encoding:
- a CDS encoding ROK family protein; translation: MTDRPGVVVGVDIGGTKVLAGVVGADGRVTSTARRTTPGRRVVTSQVEDALVEAIVESAGDRELVGVGVAAAGFVDSAGERVMFAPHLPWQGEPLRDLLEQRLGCPVLLDNDANCAARAEAHHGAARGASSALMITMGTGIGGAVLLDGRVLRGANGMAGEFGHMQVVPGGRPCECGRSGCWEQYSSGNALVRDARALMVEQPSVLAEMSEGHPDRVTGPMVTTAAEAGDLVARAAFASVGDWLGVGTANLVAALDPEVVVIGGGVSAAGDRLLDPARTALQRTLVGVGHRVVPRLVGAELGPEAGMVGAALLVADRAAQPLR
- a CDS encoding ArsA family ATPase gives rise to the protein MRILLFTGKGGVGKSTLAAATACASAEAGHRTLVLSTDAAHSLADALDVEATGEPTEAAPHLWVQHVDAQERFERSWRDIQGYLLSVLDVAGVDPVAAEELTVIPGAEEVLALLEVRAQARSGEWDVLVVDCAPTAETLRLLALPEALGWYMTRVLPMERRVVKALKPVLTRAAGVPMPGDPVFDAIERLHAELDDVRTVLTGPETSVRLVLTPESVVLAEARRAYTFLTMFGYPVDAAVVNRVFPEGGADDWRATWVDAQRHVLADAEDSFAGLDVRTSVYRSGEPVGREALLALARDVYGDDDPLASGAPRPALDVRRSGGSVVLSLPLPLVTRDDVALARKGDELVVSVASYRRLLTLPSGLARHRVAGARVRDGELQVRFTEAAADTTATEEAT
- a CDS encoding SRPBCC family protein codes for the protein MADQTSASITIDAPPADVMAVIADFESYPEWAKGMKQVEVTAPGSGGRAEQVYFALDVSPIKDEYTLAYDWDGDREVTWTLVEGNMLKALDGAYTLVDQGDGTTEVTYRLALDVSIPLIGMLKRKGEKILIDTALKGLKKRVETL
- a CDS encoding TIGR00300 family protein, which translates into the protein MGARETVEVTGHLMDSGILSRILDDIRDYGGDYVIEKFDVGHETNDPSRARISIEAEDDGRLQRLLMRLQTRGVNQVAVGNAVLAHAELDGVLPDGFYSTTNLETRVCLDGRWFDVENPEMDCGLLVAGSDTDDPRVRTIPMSDVRSGMQIVVGASGIQVSVPAPASLGEAFGPPSDSPHERPQTVLVRQVADAMRQTRADGKRVLWVAGPGIVHTGAAPAMVALIGAGFVDVVFAGNALATHDIESALYGTALGIDMNTAQGVEHGHEHHVRALNTIRKAGSIGAAVADGTLGSGIMHALVSHEKRYVLVGSVRDDGPLPDVHTDVIEGQRAMRAEIHDIGYCLMLATQLHSVATSNILPATVPLVCVDLNPVTVTKLADRGTSHGRGIVTDVGLFLEQLALELVPDYRRG